One Solanum lycopersicum chromosome 2, SLM_r2.1 genomic region harbors:
- the LOC101253849 gene encoding geraniol 8-hydroxylase-like, with product MDYVGGLLLGCTLFLCIGWFAISKKCNKKLPPGPYPLPLIGNLHNILGGQPHQSLDKLAQKYGPIISLRLGLKTTVVISSSAVAKQVLQKQDLAFSSRTIPDAIYALNHYQFSVVWLPVANRWRSLRKILNSYIFSASSLDANQHLRSGKIQDLIAYCGGCSQTGEAVNIEQAAFETSMNLLSNTIFSKDVVDPYANSGKVFKDVVSSITEDAGKPNLSDYFPLFKTIDPQGIRRRVGKHFGKLLQQFEGLIDERLEARRKSATIGSTDVLDVLLNTSKEDAQAIDRNHIERLCLDLFVAGTDTTSSTLEWAMVEVMRKPYIMNKAKAELAEVIGQGKAIEEADVARLPYLQCIVKETLRIHPPVPFLIRKVDQDVEACGYFVPKDSQVLVHVWSIGRDPAIWEDPLTFKPERFWSSKMDVRGQDFELIPFGAGRRICPGLPLATRTLSVMLGSLLNSFDWKAEGDIAAEDLDVEEKFGITLARLRPLRAVPIPL from the exons ATGGATTATGTAGGTGGATTGCTACTTGGCTGCACTTTGTTCCTGTGCATTGGTTGGTTTGCAATAAGCAAAAAATGTAACAAGAAACTTCCACCAGGACCATATCCCCTGCCATTGATTGGAAATCTTCACAACATACTTGGTGGTCAACCTCATCAGTCCCTTGACAAACTTGCACAAAAGTATGGACCAATAATCAGCCTCAGATTGGGCCTAAAAACGACAGTGGTGATATCTTCATCAGCCGTTGCTAAACAAGTTTTACAAAAGCAAGATTTGGCCTTCTCTAGCAGAACCATTCCAGATGCAATCTATGCCCTAAATCACTACCAATTCTCCGTGGTATGGCTACCAGTCGCTAATCGATGGAGAAGCCTTAGGAAAATCTTGAATTCCTATATCTTCTCTGCCAGCAGCCTTGATGCCAATCAACATCTCAG GTCCGGAAAGATCCAAGATTTAATTGCTTATTGCGGTGGGTGTAGCCAAACTGGCGAGGCAGTGAATATAGAACAAGCTGCTTTCGAGACCTCTATGAATTTACTTTCCAATACCATATTTTCAAAGGATGTTGTGGATCCTTATGCAAATTCAGGTAAAGTATTCAAGGATGTGGTGTCCAGCATCACGGAAGATGCTGGTAAGCCTAATTTGTCTGATTATTTCCCCCTGTTTAAAACAATTGATCCTCAAGGAATAAGGCGAAGAGTAGGCAAACATTTTGGTAAGTTACTTCAACAATTTGAGGGATTGATAGATGAACGATTGGAAGCAAGGAGGAAATCAGCAACTATTGGTAGCACTGACGTTCTTGACGTTCTGTTAAATACCAGCAAAGAAGACGCCCAGGCAATCGACAGAAATCACATAGAACGGTTATGCCTG GACCTTTTCGTTGCGGGAACGGATACAACTTCAAGTACATTAGAATGGGCAATGGTAGAGGTCATGAGAAAACCATACATAATGAATAAAGCTAAAGCTGAACTTGCTGAAGTTATTGGGCAAGGCAAGGCAATCGAAGAAGCGGATGTTGCCCGTCTCCCATATTTGCAGTGCATAGTGAAAGAAACCTTACGGATTCACCCACCAGTTCCCTTTTTGATCCGGAAGGTAGATCAAGACGTTGAGGCGTGTGGCTATTTTGTTCCGAAAGATTCTCAAGTGTTGGTCCACGTATGGTCAATAGGCCGTGATCCAGCTATATGGGAGGATCCTCTGACATTTAAGCCAGAGAGATTTTGGAGTTCGAAAATGGATGTCCGTGGCCAAGATTTTGAACTCATTCCATTTGGTGCTGGTAGAAGAATTTGCCCTGGATTACCTTTGGCAACCCGGACACTTTCTGTGATGTTGGGTTCACTGTTGAATTCATTTGATTGGAAAGCTGAAGGCGATATTGCAGCAGAAGATTTGGATGTTGAAGAAAAGTTTGGAATTACACTGGCGAGATTGCGTCCATTACGAGCTGTCCCTATTCCCCTATAA